One window from the genome of Podospora pseudocomata strain CBS 415.72m chromosome 6, whole genome shotgun sequence encodes:
- a CDS encoding hypothetical protein (EggNog:ENOG503P41J; COG:S) — translation MPDTAFSSPLPSPNISIPSPNLSPATKSSDEHPPTPRPVRVLCLHGYSSNGILLEKHLQPIRSRLPQSWEWHYIDGDHPVPLSTSPPGEHSCRSYYPTPDAHHIDEAHSQVHLYTLLNGLGYDIILGFGQGAALAASILLHEQRDWQIGESEFKLGVFFSSTIPYAKCLQAGYNARHVFGIEGETPEVVRDRPTDVPGEMLPTEEQNRFRCQEHETVWEEDFNVVKRVDKDGVVWRAETRLCMSLEGHEGCRGARKTDKIVVVDKGERTFYQMFHPDVEEARIQIPTVHIHGRNDPWRVQGRALMRMCDEDKVQYAIHEGGHEIPGWGEDLDDVVEAIREGLKEAGIPLEEDE, via the coding sequence ATGCCAGAcaccgccttctcctcccccctcccctcccccaacatctccatcccCTCGCCCAACCTCTCTCCAGCCACCAAATCCAGCGATGaacacccccccacccctcggCCCGTCCGCGTCCTCTGCCTCCACGGCTACTCCTCCAACGGCATCCTCCTAGAAaaacacctccaacccatccgctcccgcctcccccaaTCCTGGGAGTGGCACTACATCGACGGCGACCACCCCGTCCCGCTCAGCACCTCACCCCCAGGGGAACACTCCTGCCGAAGCTATTACCCAACCCCCGACGCGCACCACATCGACGAGGCGCACTCCCAAGTCCACTTgtacaccctcctcaacgggCTCGGGTacgacatcatcctcggcttcggccAAGGCGCCGCGCTAGCGGCCTCAATTCTGTTGCATGAGCAGCGTGATTGGCAGATTGGGGAGTCAGAGTTCAAATTAGGGGTATTTTTCAGCTCTACGATCCCATACGCGAAGTGTTTGCAGGCGGGTTACAACGCGCGGCACGTTTTTGGGATTGAGGGGGAGACTCctgaggtggtgagggatcGGCCGACGGATGTGCCGGGGGAGATGTTACCGACCGAGGAGCAGAATCGTTTCCGGTGTCAGGAGCATGAGActgtttgggaggaggattttAATGTTGTCAAGAGGGTGGATAAAGATGGGGTTGTTTGGAGGGCGGAGACGAGGTTGTGTATGAGTCTTGAGGGGCATGAGGGGTGTAGGGGGGCGAGGAAAACAGATAagattgtggtggtggataaaGGGGAGAGGACGTTTTATCAGATGTTTCATCctgatgtggaggaggcgaggattCAGATCCCGACGGTGCATATACATGGGAGGAATGATCCTTGGAGGGTGCAGGGGAGagcgttgatgaggatgtgtgATGAGGATAAGGTGCAGTATGCGATTCATGAGGGGGGGCATGAGATTccgggttggggggaggatttggatgatgtggtggaagCTAttagggaggggttgaaggaggcggggatacccttggaggaggatgagtgA